The following coding sequences are from one Haliotis asinina isolate JCU_RB_2024 chromosome 3, JCU_Hal_asi_v2, whole genome shotgun sequence window:
- the LOC137277302 gene encoding uncharacterized protein, with protein sequence MTVIITTITTRTVTITTITTRTVNIATITTRTITITTRTVTITTITTRTVTITTITTRTVTVTTITITIVNITTITTRTVIITTITTRTVTITTITTRTVNIATITTRTIIITTITTGTVTITTITTRTIIITTITTRTVSTTTITTRTVNITTRTVNITTIITRTVTITTRIVSVTTINMRTITVTTITIRTVTIYSLSGPSEVHTGCII encoded by the coding sequence ATGACAGTcattatcaccaccatcaccacaagGACAGtcactatcaccaccatcaccacaagGACAGTCAATATTGCCACCATCACCACGAGGACAATCACTATCACCACAAGGACAGtcactatcaccaccatcaccacaagGACAGtcactatcaccaccatcaccacaaggacagtcactgtcaccaccatcaccataacGATAGTCAATATCACTACCATCACGACAAGGACAGTcattatcaccaccatcaccacaagGACAGtcactatcaccaccatcaccacaagGACAGTCAATATTGCCACCATCACCACAAGGACCATcattatcaccaccatcaccacagggacagtcaccatcaccaccatcaccacaagGACAATcattatcaccaccatcaccacaagGACAGTCAGtacaaccaccatcaccacaagGACAGTCAATATCACCACAAGAACAGTCAATATCACCACTATTATCACACGGACAGTCACTATCACCACAAGGATAGTCAGTGTCACCACCATCAATATGCGGACAATCACTGTCACCACTATCACTATACGGACAGTCACCATATACTCACTATCCGGCCCATCAGAAGTCCACACCGGATGTATCATTTGA